In Chloroflexota bacterium, one genomic interval encodes:
- a CDS encoding Zn-dependent alcohol dehydrogenase → MKTQAAVLHKPHTTLTIEEVELPPLKGEDVLIEIAACGVCHSDLHVVNGQPGRPFPIVLGHEAAGVVLETGAAVTGLSPGDHAALSFHPYCGQCHDCTTGRTYRCTKRKGPPGHAWDGGVRMTLRGQPLYQMTPVPGFARHAIVHHSSAIKIAKEAPLEKACLLGCAVATGVGAALNTAQVKPGSSVVVIGCGGIGLNAIQGARIAGAATIIAVDMLPHKLERALAFGATATVNAGSEQVVKRVRELTGRGADYAFEAIGKPETIQQSYDCLGAGGTAVVAGIVPDAAARVQIAPGSLLGERALTGTTTGSTRPLRDFPRYLHLYQDGRLKLDELVTATAPLEAVNEAFRSLERGEGVRTVLVMR, encoded by the coding sequence GTGAAGACGCAGGCCGCGGTCCTCCACAAGCCGCACACGACGCTCACGATCGAAGAGGTTGAGCTGCCGCCGCTCAAGGGCGAAGACGTACTCATCGAGATCGCGGCGTGCGGCGTCTGCCACAGCGACCTCCATGTTGTGAACGGGCAGCCCGGCAGGCCGTTCCCCATCGTTCTGGGGCATGAGGCCGCAGGCGTGGTGCTGGAAACCGGCGCGGCGGTGACGGGCCTTTCACCCGGCGACCACGCGGCGCTGAGCTTCCACCCATACTGCGGCCAGTGCCACGACTGCACGACGGGCCGGACGTACCGATGCACCAAGCGGAAGGGGCCTCCCGGGCATGCGTGGGACGGCGGTGTGCGCATGACGCTGCGGGGCCAGCCGCTTTATCAGATGACCCCTGTTCCCGGTTTCGCGCGGCATGCCATCGTCCATCACAGCAGCGCCATCAAAATCGCCAAGGAGGCGCCGCTGGAGAAGGCCTGCCTGCTGGGCTGCGCGGTAGCCACGGGGGTGGGCGCGGCGCTCAACACGGCGCAGGTGAAGCCGGGCAGCTCGGTTGTCGTCATCGGCTGCGGGGGCATCGGGCTGAACGCAATCCAGGGTGCGCGCATCGCGGGAGCGGCGACGATCATCGCGGTGGACATGCTGCCGCACAAGCTGGAGCGCGCCCTGGCGTTCGGGGCGACGGCGACGGTCAACGCAGGCAGCGAGCAGGTGGTGAAGCGCGTGCGCGAACTCACGGGGCGGGGCGCTGATTATGCCTTTGAGGCGATCGGCAAGCCGGAGACGATCCAGCAGTCGTACGATTGCCTGGGGGCGGGCGGCACAGCGGTGGTTGCGGGCATCGTGCCGGACGCGGCGGCTCGGGTGCAGATCGCGCCGGGCTCGCTGCTGGGCGAGCGGGCCCTGACGGGAACGACCACGGGCTCGACGCGGCCGCTACGGGACTTCCCCCGGTACTTGCATCTCTACCAGGACGGGCGCCTCAAACTCGATGAACTGGTGACGGCGACGGCTCCCCTGGAAGCGGTGAACGAGGCCTTCCGCTCGCTGGAGCGGGGCGAAGGCGTGCGCACGGTGCTGGTGATGCGGTAG
- a CDS encoding amidohydrolase gives MPPRTLAIDADGHVLEPPDLWEKNLPRKFKDQAMRVVWKDEHHRDELEAEGRTILHRGVVGLGLAGRAFEDFKEFGKGIHYTSLTKAGFEPGARIKEHAKHRIDAAVLYPSVGLFLEAIHSPQLAAAHCRVYNDWLADYCRYDPMRLIGVAAVPMQDVDEAVKEIKRAVGELGLRGAFVRPNPCNGRHLDSRDFDPLWDALQEMDVPLALHPSDTPDLWVTCSLFREYSRPIHALQHSMNFSFDNEFAFSLLVGSGVLERFPRLKVAILESGGGWIPHWFDRMDHFHEVWRWTTKHLSLKPSEYFKRQGCVSFDPDERSLPAVADIVGGDRIIWASDFPHLDVTSDCIGRDVRDNLRALAPKTQKRILSENAKSLYGVGG, from the coding sequence ATGCCGCCTAGAACTCTAGCGATTGATGCCGATGGTCATGTGCTGGAGCCGCCCGACCTCTGGGAGAAGAACCTCCCGCGGAAGTTCAAAGACCAGGCCATGCGCGTCGTCTGGAAGGACGAACACCACCGCGACGAGCTTGAAGCGGAAGGGCGCACCATCCTCCACCGGGGCGTCGTCGGCCTGGGCCTGGCGGGCCGCGCCTTCGAAGACTTCAAGGAGTTCGGCAAGGGGATCCACTACACCTCCCTCACCAAGGCCGGCTTCGAGCCGGGCGCGCGCATCAAAGAGCACGCCAAGCATCGGATAGACGCCGCCGTCCTCTACCCGTCCGTCGGCCTCTTCCTGGAGGCCATCCACAGCCCCCAGCTCGCCGCGGCCCACTGCCGCGTCTACAACGATTGGCTCGCCGACTACTGCCGCTACGACCCAATGCGCCTCATCGGAGTCGCCGCCGTCCCCATGCAGGACGTGGATGAAGCGGTGAAGGAGATCAAGCGCGCCGTGGGCGAGCTCGGCCTACGCGGCGCCTTCGTCAGGCCCAACCCGTGCAACGGGCGCCACCTGGACAGCCGCGACTTCGATCCCCTGTGGGACGCTCTGCAGGAGATGGATGTTCCCCTCGCCCTCCATCCCTCCGACACGCCCGATCTCTGGGTCACGTGCTCCCTCTTCCGCGAGTACAGCCGTCCCATCCACGCCCTGCAACACTCCATGAACTTCTCCTTCGATAACGAGTTCGCCTTCTCCCTCCTCGTCGGCTCGGGCGTCCTTGAGCGCTTCCCCCGCCTCAAGGTAGCCATCCTCGAATCCGGCGGCGGCTGGATACCCCACTGGTTCGACCGCATGGACCACTTCCATGAGGTCTGGCGCTGGACCACCAAGCACCTTTCGTTGAAGCCGAGCGAATACTTCAAGCGGCAGGGCTGCGTCTCATTCGATCCGGACGAGCGCTCCCTTCCGGCCGTTGCTGACATCGTCGGCGGCGACCGCATCATCTGGGCCTCGGACTTCCCGCACCTGGACGTGACCTCCGATTGCATCGGTCGGGATGTGCGCGATAACTTGCGGGCCCTTGCGCCGAAGACCCAGAAGCGCATCCTCAGCGAAAATGCCAAGAGCCTCTACGGCGTCGGGGGCTGA
- the rlmN gene encoding 23S rRNA (adenine(2503)-C(2))-methyltransferase RlmN yields the protein MPLTLTAPITLFDLNESELEAFVVAHGGKAYWARQLWHNLYRKRVTSWKEMPEVPSELRRRLAEEAAFGVPSFGREQVSADGTTRKLRMKLHDGASIETVLMEYRSGRKTVCVSSQVGCAVGCPFCATGEMGLFRNLTPGEIIAQVLHFARQHPINNLVFMGMGEPFLNYDNTWKAITILNSPNGFGMGPRRFTLSTSGIIPGIMRLAEERLPVNLAVSLHAPNDDLRRKLVPVSAKYPLADLLAACDAYTEKAGRHIIYEYVLLADVNDSDDIAHRVGRLLQGKPAHVNLIPVNPSSGGFYRPSRARQIAFQDIVRRYGVRTTIRAEKGIEIGAACGQLATARGVPKEPR from the coding sequence ATGCCTCTAACGCTTACTGCCCCCATCACCCTCTTTGACCTGAACGAGAGCGAGCTTGAAGCGTTCGTCGTCGCTCACGGCGGGAAGGCCTATTGGGCGCGTCAGCTCTGGCACAACCTCTATCGTAAGCGGGTCACCTCGTGGAAGGAAATGCCGGAGGTCCCTTCGGAGCTGCGCCGCCGGCTCGCGGAAGAGGCGGCTTTCGGGGTACCGAGCTTCGGTCGCGAGCAGGTCTCGGCTGACGGCACAACGCGCAAGCTGCGCATGAAGCTGCATGACGGCGCCAGCATCGAGACGGTGTTGATGGAATACCGTTCCGGGCGCAAGACGGTCTGCGTCTCAAGCCAGGTCGGTTGCGCCGTGGGCTGTCCCTTCTGCGCCACGGGCGAGATGGGCCTTTTCCGAAATTTGACGCCGGGGGAGATCATCGCGCAGGTGCTGCACTTCGCCCGCCAACACCCGATCAACAACCTCGTCTTCATGGGCATGGGCGAGCCCTTCCTCAACTATGACAACACCTGGAAGGCTATCACCATCCTGAACTCCCCCAACGGCTTCGGCATGGGCCCGCGGCGGTTCACCCTTTCCACTTCAGGCATCATCCCCGGCATCATGCGCCTGGCTGAAGAGCGCCTCCCGGTCAATCTCGCCGTGAGCTTGCATGCCCCCAACGACGATCTCCGCCGCAAACTGGTGCCTGTCAGCGCCAAGTACCCGCTCGCGGACCTGCTGGCAGCCTGCGACGCCTACACGGAGAAAGCGGGGCGACACATCATCTATGAGTACGTCCTCCTCGCGGACGTTAACGACTCGGACGACATCGCCCATCGCGTGGGGCGTCTTTTGCAGGGCAAGCCCGCCCATGTCAATCTGATTCCGGTGAACCCTTCTTCCGGTGGTTTCTATCGCCCCTCGCGCGCTCGACAGATTGCCTTCCAGGATATCGTCCGTCGTTACGGCGTGCGCACGACTATCCGCGCCGAGAAGGGCATCGAAATAGGCGCGGCGTGCGGACAGCTGGCTACAGCGAGAGGTGTTCCGAAAGAGCCCCGTTAG
- a CDS encoding HAD family hydrolase yields the protein MSSRKRPLRTVTFDLWETLIRDSMEVGAPRMQVRLNETLRILRESGLAFSSEGIAEAYRRCQAALNDLRKREGDAPFDEQVDRFLEEIAPGLPARLPRSAREQIAARYADSYHEHPPRIDEHALAALEGVRARGYSMALICNTGSTPGKTQRVFMEQVGLARFFDTLTFSDEERLSKPAAAIFHRTLERIGGAPHEAVHVGDHPRNDVLGAKRAGLKAVWLKRKEGAVEVEPDAQIASLNQLLDALDRLWG from the coding sequence ATGTCCTCCCGCAAGAGGCCCCTTCGCACTGTCACCTTCGATCTCTGGGAGACGCTTATCCGCGACTCCATGGAGGTAGGCGCGCCCCGGATGCAGGTCCGCTTGAACGAGACCCTGCGCATCCTTCGCGAATCGGGCCTCGCCTTCTCCTCTGAGGGCATCGCCGAAGCCTACCGTCGCTGCCAGGCCGCATTGAACGACCTCCGTAAGCGCGAAGGCGATGCCCCCTTCGACGAGCAGGTGGACCGGTTCCTCGAGGAGATCGCTCCGGGGCTCCCCGCGCGCCTGCCACGCAGCGCCCGCGAGCAGATCGCCGCGCGCTATGCCGATTCGTACCACGAGCATCCGCCGCGCATTGATGAGCATGCCCTGGCGGCGTTGGAGGGCGTGAGAGCGCGCGGCTATAGCATGGCCCTCATCTGCAACACTGGCTCCACGCCGGGGAAGACCCAGCGCGTCTTCATGGAGCAGGTCGGCCTCGCTCGCTTCTTCGATACCCTCACCTTCTCCGATGAGGAGCGGCTCTCCAAGCCGGCGGCGGCCATCTTCCACCGCACCCTGGAGCGCATCGGCGGCGCGCCCCACGAAGCGGTCCACGTCGGCGATCACCCGCGGAACGACGTCCTCGGCGCCAAGCGCGCAGGGCTCAAGGCTGTCTGGCTCAAGCGAAAAGAGGGGGCCGTTGAGGTCGAACCGGACGCCCAGATCGCCTCCCTCAACCAGCTCCTGGATGCCCTCGACCGGCTGTGGGGGTAG